From a region of the Enterobacter cancerogenus genome:
- the rimP gene encoding ribosome maturation factor RimP: MSTLEQKLTEMITAPVEALGYELVGIEFVRGRTSTLRIYIDSEDGINVDDCADVSHQVSAVLDVEDPITVAYNLEVSSPGLDRPMFTAEHYVRFTGEEVALVLRMAVQNRRKWQGIIKAVDGEMITVTVEGKDEVFALSNIQKANLVPHF; encoded by the coding sequence TTGTCCACATTAGAGCAAAAATTAACAGAGATGATTACTGCACCGGTCGAAGCACTGGGCTACGAACTGGTCGGCATCGAATTCGTTCGCGGCCGCACATCGACGCTGCGCATCTATATTGATAGTGAAGATGGCATCAATGTTGATGATTGTGCTGATGTTAGCCACCAGGTGAGTGCGGTTCTTGATGTTGAAGACCCAATTACCGTTGCGTACAACCTGGAAGTTTCCTCACCCGGCCTCGATCGTCCGATGTTCACGGCCGAGCACTATGTGCGCTTTACCGGTGAAGAAGTGGCTCTCGTTCTGCGTATGGCCGTACAGAACCGCCGTAAATGGCAGGGAATTATCAAAGCTGTTGATGGTGAAATGATCACGGTTACAGTCGAAGGCAAAGATGAAGTGTTCGCGCTGAGTAATATCCAGAAGGCGAACCTGGTTCCCCACTTTTAA
- the rbfA gene encoding 30S ribosome-binding factor RbfA gives MAKEFGRPQRVAQEMQKEIALILQREIKDPRVGMMTTVSGVEMSRDLAYAKVFVTFLNDQDEAAVKNGIKALQEASGFIRSLLGKAMRLRIVPELTFFYDNSLVEGMRMSNLVTSVVKHDDERRVNPADDSKED, from the coding sequence ATGGCGAAAGAATTTGGTCGCCCTCAGCGCGTAGCGCAGGAAATGCAGAAAGAGATCGCGCTCATTCTGCAACGCGAAATTAAAGACCCACGCGTGGGCATGATGACCACCGTGTCCGGCGTTGAAATGTCACGTGACCTGGCCTATGCCAAAGTGTTCGTGACCTTCCTGAACGATCAGGACGAAGCGGCAGTGAAAAACGGCATTAAAGCCCTGCAGGAAGCCTCTGGTTTCATCCGCTCTCTGCTCGGCAAAGCGATGCGCCTGCGTATCGTGCCTGAGCTAACCTTCTTCTACGACAACTCGCTGGTCGAAGGTATGCGTATGTCCAACCTGGTGACCAGCGTGGTGAAACATGACGATGAACGTCGTGTTAACCCAGCGGACGACAGCAAGGAGGACTGA
- the nusA gene encoding transcription termination factor NusA → MNKEILAVVEAVSNEKSLPREKIFEALESALATATKKKYEQEIDVRVEIDRKSGDFDTFRRWVIVEEVTQPTKEITLEAARYEDESLNVGDYVEDQIESVTFDRITTQTAKQVIVQKVREAERALVVDQFRDQEGEIITGVVKKVNRDNISLEIKSEGMPGNAEAVILREDMLPRENFRPGDRIRGVLYAVRPEARGAQLFVTRSKPEMLVELFRIEVPEIGEEVIEIKAAARDPGSRAKIAVKTNDKRIDPVGACVGMRGARVQAVSTELGGERIDIVLWDDNPAQFVINAMAPADVASIVVDEDKHTMDIAVEAGNLAQAIGRNGQNVRLASQLSGWELNVMTVDDLQAKHQAEAHAAIDTFTKYLDIDEDFATVLVEEGFSTLEELAYVPMKELLEIDGLDEATVEALRERAKNALTTLALAQEESLGDNKPADDLLNLEGLDRAIAFKLAARGVCTLEDLAEQGVDDLADIEGLTDEKAGELIMAARNICWFGDEA, encoded by the coding sequence ATGAACAAAGAAATTTTGGCTGTTGTTGAAGCCGTCTCCAACGAGAAATCACTGCCGCGTGAGAAGATTTTCGAAGCGCTGGAAAGTGCACTGGCTACAGCAACCAAGAAAAAATACGAACAAGAGATCGATGTTCGCGTAGAAATCGATCGTAAAAGCGGTGACTTCGATACATTCCGTCGTTGGGTGATTGTTGAAGAAGTTACCCAGCCGACTAAAGAGATCACCCTGGAAGCGGCGCGTTACGAAGACGAAAGCCTGAACGTGGGCGATTACGTTGAAGATCAGATTGAATCTGTTACCTTCGACCGTATCACCACGCAGACCGCGAAGCAGGTTATCGTACAGAAAGTACGCGAAGCCGAGCGCGCGCTGGTTGTCGATCAGTTCCGCGATCAGGAAGGCGAAATCATCACGGGTGTGGTGAAGAAAGTGAACCGCGACAACATCTCTCTGGAGATCAAATCCGAAGGGATGCCGGGTAACGCTGAAGCCGTTATCCTGCGTGAAGACATGCTGCCGCGTGAAAACTTCCGCCCAGGCGACCGTATCCGCGGTGTGCTGTATGCCGTTCGCCCTGAAGCGCGTGGCGCACAGCTGTTCGTGACCCGTTCTAAACCAGAAATGCTGGTAGAACTGTTCCGTATTGAAGTGCCGGAAATCGGCGAAGAAGTTATCGAAATCAAAGCAGCGGCTCGCGATCCTGGTTCACGTGCGAAAATCGCGGTGAAAACCAACGATAAGCGTATCGATCCGGTTGGTGCGTGTGTGGGTATGCGCGGCGCGCGCGTTCAGGCGGTTTCTACCGAACTGGGCGGCGAGCGTATCGATATCGTTCTGTGGGACGATAACCCGGCGCAGTTCGTGATCAACGCAATGGCGCCGGCTGATGTGGCGTCTATCGTGGTTGACGAAGACAAGCACACCATGGATATCGCGGTAGAAGCGGGTAACCTGGCGCAGGCGATTGGCCGTAACGGTCAGAACGTACGTCTGGCGTCACAGCTGAGCGGCTGGGAACTCAACGTGATGACCGTTGATGACCTGCAGGCCAAGCATCAGGCTGAAGCCCACGCGGCGATCGATACCTTCACCAAATACCTGGACATTGACGAAGATTTCGCCACCGTTCTGGTTGAAGAAGGTTTCTCTACGCTGGAAGAACTGGCCTATGTGCCAATGAAAGAGCTGCTGGAAATTGACGGTCTGGATGAAGCGACCGTTGAAGCCCTGCGTGAACGCGCTAAAAACGCACTGACCACCCTGGCGCTGGCTCAGGAAGAAAGCCTTGGCGATAACAAGCCGGCTGATGACCTGCTGAATCTGGAAGGTCTTGATCGTGCGATTGCGTTCAAGCTGGCTGCCCGTGGTGTTTGTACGCTGGAAGATCTCGCTGAGCAAGGCGTTGATGACCTGGCCGATATCGAAGGTTTAACCGACGAGAAAGCCGGCGAACTCATCATGGCCGCACGTAATATTTGCTGGTTCGGCGACGAAGCGTAA
- the infB gene encoding translation initiation factor IF-2, with amino-acid sequence MTDVTVKSLAAEIQTSVDRLVQQFADAGIPKSADDSVTAQEKQTLLAHLNREHGSTPDKLTLQRKTRSTLNIPGTGGKSKSVQIEVRKTRTFVKRDPQEAERLAAEEQAQREAEEQAQREAEATAKREAELKAEREAAEKAKRDASDKVKREAAEKDKVSNQQTDDMTKTAQAEKARRENEAAELKRKAEEEARRKLEEEARRVAEEARRMAEENEKNGVNTAEPSEDNSDYHVTTSQHARQAEDDNDREVEGGRGRTRSTKAARPAKKGNKHAESKADREEARAAVRGGKGGKRKGSALQQGFQKPAQAVNRDVVIGETITVGDLANKMAVKGSQVIKAMMKLGAMATINQVIDQETAQLVAEEMGHKVILRRENELEEAVMSDRDTGAAAEPRAPVVTIMGHVDHGKTSLLDYIRSTKVASGEAGGITQHIGAYHVETENGMITFLDTPGHAAFTSMRARGAQATDIVVLVVAADDGVMPQTIEAIQHAKAAQVPLVVAVNKIDKPEADMDRVKNELSQYGVMPEEWGGEAQFIPVSAKAGTGIDDLLNAILLQAEVLELKAVRKGMASGAVIESFLDKGRGPVATVLVREGTLNKGDIVLCGFEYGRVRAMRNELGQEVLEAGPSIPVEILGLSGVPAAGDEVTVVRDEKKAREVALYRQGKFREVKLARQQKSKLENMFANMTEGEVHEVNIVLKADVQGSVEAISDSLLKLSTDEVKVKIIGSGVGGITETDATLAAASNAILVGFNVRADASARKVIDAESLDLRYYSVIYNLIDEVKAAMSGMLSPELKQQIIGLAEVRDVFKSPKFGAIAGCMVTEGNIKRHNPIRVLRDNVVIYEGELESLRRFKDDVNEVRNGMECGIGVKNYNDVRVGDMIEVFEIIEIQRTIA; translated from the coding sequence ATGACTGATGTAACTGTAAAATCGCTGGCTGCCGAGATTCAGACCTCCGTGGACCGCCTGGTACAGCAATTTGCTGATGCAGGGATCCCGAAGTCCGCTGATGACTCGGTGACCGCGCAAGAAAAACAAACCTTGTTAGCGCACCTGAACCGTGAACACGGTTCTACGCCTGACAAGTTAACGCTGCAGCGCAAAACGCGTAGCACGTTGAATATCCCTGGTACCGGTGGCAAAAGCAAATCGGTACAAATCGAAGTCCGCAAGACGCGCACCTTTGTAAAACGTGATCCGCAAGAGGCCGAACGCCTTGCTGCGGAAGAGCAGGCACAGCGTGAAGCGGAAGAACAAGCTCAGCGTGAGGCAGAAGCAACTGCCAAACGCGAAGCAGAATTAAAAGCTGAACGTGAGGCCGCAGAAAAAGCGAAACGCGACGCAAGTGATAAAGTGAAGCGTGAAGCTGCGGAAAAAGACAAAGTGAGCAATCAACAGACCGACGATATGACAAAAACCGCCCAGGCTGAAAAAGCCCGCCGTGAAAATGAAGCTGCCGAACTGAAGCGTAAAGCGGAAGAAGAAGCACGCCGCAAGCTGGAAGAAGAAGCGCGTCGTGTGGCAGAAGAAGCACGCCGTATGGCAGAAGAAAACGAGAAAAACGGTGTGAATACCGCTGAGCCGTCTGAAGACAACAGCGATTATCACGTTACCACTTCCCAGCACGCACGCCAGGCTGAAGATGACAACGACCGTGAAGTCGAAGGTGGTCGTGGCCGTACTCGCAGCACCAAAGCCGCGCGTCCAGCGAAAAAAGGCAACAAGCACGCTGAATCTAAAGCTGACCGTGAAGAAGCACGTGCAGCGGTTCGCGGCGGTAAAGGCGGTAAGCGTAAAGGTTCCGCTCTGCAGCAGGGCTTCCAGAAGCCAGCGCAGGCCGTTAACCGTGACGTTGTGATCGGCGAAACCATCACCGTTGGCGATCTGGCGAACAAGATGGCGGTTAAAGGCTCTCAGGTCATCAAAGCGATGATGAAACTGGGCGCAATGGCGACCATCAACCAGGTCATCGACCAGGAAACCGCACAGCTGGTTGCCGAAGAGATGGGCCACAAAGTTATCCTGCGTCGTGAAAACGAGCTGGAAGAAGCAGTCATGAGCGACCGTGACACGGGTGCAGCGGCTGAACCGCGCGCGCCGGTTGTGACCATCATGGGTCACGTTGACCACGGTAAAACCTCTCTGCTTGACTACATTCGTTCTACTAAGGTTGCCTCCGGCGAAGCGGGTGGTATTACCCAGCACATCGGTGCTTACCACGTAGAAACCGAAAACGGCATGATCACCTTCCTGGATACCCCGGGCCACGCAGCGTTTACCTCAATGCGTGCTCGTGGTGCTCAGGCAACGGATATCGTTGTACTGGTTGTCGCAGCAGACGATGGCGTGATGCCACAGACCATTGAAGCTATCCAGCACGCGAAAGCGGCGCAGGTGCCTCTGGTTGTTGCGGTCAACAAAATCGATAAGCCAGAAGCCGATATGGATCGCGTTAAGAACGAACTCTCCCAGTACGGCGTTATGCCGGAAGAGTGGGGCGGCGAAGCGCAGTTCATCCCTGTTTCTGCAAAAGCCGGTACCGGTATCGACGACCTGCTGAACGCCATCCTGCTGCAGGCTGAAGTACTGGAGCTGAAAGCGGTTCGTAAAGGTATGGCGAGCGGTGCGGTTATCGAATCCTTCCTGGATAAAGGTCGTGGTCCGGTAGCGACCGTTCTGGTTCGCGAAGGTACTCTGAACAAGGGTGACATCGTACTGTGTGGTTTCGAATACGGTCGCGTTCGTGCGATGCGTAACGAACTGGGTCAGGAAGTGCTGGAAGCGGGTCCATCCATTCCAGTGGAAATCCTGGGTCTGTCCGGTGTTCCGGCCGCGGGTGACGAAGTGACCGTTGTACGTGACGAGAAGAAAGCGCGTGAAGTGGCTCTGTACCGTCAGGGTAAATTCCGTGAAGTGAAACTGGCTCGTCAGCAGAAATCTAAACTTGAGAACATGTTCGCGAACATGACCGAAGGCGAAGTTCACGAAGTGAACATCGTACTGAAAGCCGACGTTCAGGGTTCTGTGGAAGCGATCTCCGACTCCTTGCTGAAACTGTCTACCGACGAAGTGAAAGTGAAGATCATCGGTTCTGGCGTAGGTGGTATCACCGAAACCGACGCGACCCTGGCTGCAGCGTCCAACGCTATCCTGGTTGGCTTCAACGTTCGTGCTGACGCCTCTGCGCGTAAAGTTATCGATGCGGAAAGCCTGGATCTGCGTTACTACTCCGTCATCTATAACCTGATCGACGAAGTGAAAGCGGCAATGAGCGGCATGCTGTCTCCTGAGCTGAAACAGCAGATCATCGGTCTGGCTGAAGTGCGTGACGTGTTCAAATCACCGAAATTCGGTGCGATCGCGGGCTGTATGGTTACCGAAGGTAACATCAAACGTCACAACCCAATCCGTGTACTGCGCGACAACGTGGTTATCTATGAAGGCGAGCTGGAATCCCTGCGCCGCTTCAAAGATGACGTTAACGAAGTGCGTAACGGCATGGAATGTGGTATCGGCGTGAAGAACTACAACGACGTTCGCGTTGGCGATATGATCGAAGTGTTCGAGATCATCGAAATCCAACGTACCATCGCGTAA